CTAATGTTTTAGGCGCATCGGCAATGCCGGCGTATGCCTCGCCACGCGCATTGATTTTCTTCAAACCTTTCGGCTGAATGGATGAATACACCACATCGGCAATGTGGCACCAGAAATCAGCAAATTCCCCGCCCGAATAGTCGAGGAAATAGCGGTACGTGAAATGGCACTTTTCTGGAATGTAGTCGGTGTAGGGAGCAGGTCCCAGCCACATATCCCAGTTCAGCGTTTTCGGAATGGCCTGCACGGTGGGAGAGCCCAGCTCTTTGGTCGTCGATTTTTTCCAAAGCCGGACGGTATGCACATTACCGATCGCTCCCGATTTAATGATCTCCACGACCCGGTGAAAATTATCGCCCGCATGTATCTGATTGCCCATCTGGAAAATCCGGTCGTGCTTGTTCATCTGTTTCAGCATCATTTTACCTTCCTTCATACAATAGGAAAGCGGTTTTTCACCATACACATCCTTGCCCGCCTGAAACGCCAGGGTAGCGATCTGCGCATGCCAATGGTCTGGCGTAGCGACCGTGATCGCGTCAATGTCTTTTCGGTCCAGAATGTGACGGAAGTCGCCGTAGGTATCCACCTTGATACCGGGTTTCATGCCTTCCAGTTTTTGCTTCGTTTCGCCCAGATGCAGCTCGTCCACGTCGCAAAGCGCAACGATGTCAACTTCCGGCAAATTGGCAAACCATTTCATATGATTGTTGCCCATTCCTCCCAATCCGATGTGAGCAATCCTGAGCCGGTCACTCGCCGCCGCTTTGCCGTATAATGATGGCAGGATGGTAAAGCCGAGTGCGCCGAGGCCGGCCATTTTTACAAAATCTCTTCGGTTGGTATGAACGCTCATCGGATGCTTGGGAAAGGATTAGGTGAAATGCTGTTATTATTGGTTTAAAGTAAGATTAGTGCCAAAATTACTTTGCAGACATGATAGTGCTTGTGGTCGCAACGATTAAAAGCTTGATCACAGCTATAAACACATTTAACCCAATAGATATGAAGCTGGTATACGGATTAATTTTCCTGCTGACTATTTGCCAGGCCGCATTTGCGCAACCCGACATTCCCCAAAAGAAATTTGAGTTATACCTGCTTGCTGGCCAGTCCAATATGGCTGGGCGGGGCAAGGTGGAAGAGCAGGACAAAACGACGCATCCGAGGATCTGGATGCTGACCAAAGACAATACCTGGGAGCTGGCTACCGAGCCTTTGCATTTTGATAAACCGGCTGTGATCGGCGTAGGGCCTGGATTTGCCTTTGCAAAAGCGCTCGCCCAGGCCGATACCAATGTAGTGATCGGGCTTATTCCCTGTGCAGTAGGCGGGTCGCCGATTGAAGTATGGGAACCGGGAAAATATTACGAACCTACCAAAAGCCACCCATACGATGATGCCATAAAAAGAACCAAAATTGCCATGCAGAAAGGCGAATTGAAAGGTATACTCTGGCAGCAAGGCGAGTCGGACAGTGACTCATTGCACGCAGGATTGTACGCCGAAAAGCTGCAATTGCTTGTTGCGAGATTTCGTAAGGAGTTGAAAATAAAAAGATTGCCGTTTGTAGCCGGTACTATGGCTGAGTTTTATGTCAATGGCCATCCTTATGCCAAAATTGTCAATGAGGCGATCACTAAACTACCTGACCATGTTAAAAACACATCCTTCGTGAGTGCTGCAGGTTTAACAGAAAAAGGCGACCAGACTCATTTTGACAGTGTTTCCGCGAGAGAATTGGGCCGGCGATACGCAGAAGTTTTTAAAAATATGTATGCCAAATAGCTACATCGAAAACGACACCCCATTTGCCATTGCCGCTTCATACTTCTGTTTATCGAAACGATAAAGAAATGGTGACTTGTTGGCTACACCGATGCGTTTTTCTTCCAGTTTTTCAAGAATGTCGTAACTCATGAGCAGTTTCTGGAAATTGCGTCGGTCGAATTGCTTGTCGAGGATCGTTTCGTATAATCTTTGAAGTTCGGGCATAGTAAATTTTTCGGGCAGCAAATTATAGCCCACAGGCTGGTTTCTGATCTGTTGCCGTAATGCTTTCAATGCACGTTCGATCATTTCATTATGGTCAAATAGGAGCGGAGGAACTTCGGAAATACCCCACCACCGGCATTCGTCAGTGTACCAGTCAGGGGTGGCCTGTACCTGGTCAAATTCCACGAGTGCAAAATAGCCGATCGACACCACTCGTTTGTCAACCAATTGAGCAAGAAAATTGCTTCCGAATGTTGCTTCCAGCTTTTGAACCAGCTCCGCTTCCGTGAAATATTTGTTTCGGTTGGTATCGCCGAAAGTGTGAAACTGATGCAGGAAAATTTCACTTAATCCAGTCCTTTCCAGTAAGATACGGGTCGCGGCATTGTCCGCAGACTCGTCTTTGTATATCCTTCCCCCGGGCAGGCTCCAACCGTCCGTAGCCTTCCAGCGCAGCAGCAATACTTTCAGCTCGCCGGCATGAAATCCAAATATCACACAGTCAATAGAAAGCTCCTGAAGGGTTTTTTCAAGAATAGTTTTTAAATGATGCTCTATCATATTGGTCCGATCAAAAAAATTCAATGCGTAAATTTTACACAATGATTTTTTTGTTTTATCATTGTACTGGCTTTTTAATTAATAAATTTCAATTTTTTATTGAAATACTTCTTTTGTGAACAGTTGCACGTCATTCTATGAAAAAACTTTTTGCAATAATCCCGATCCTGATGCTGTCCACAAGGCTCCTGGCGCAGGCACCGGAAGAAAACCGTTTTCAAAAAGTGGTTTTAACCGAAAATCTGAACGAGCCGCTTGAAATGGCGATCCTGCCCGACGAGCGGGTGCTGTTTATCGAGCGGCATGGCGCAGTAAAACTGTACAATCCTTTACTCAAAAAGACTTCGATCATCGCCACTATACCGGTCAGTACCAAATATAGTGACGGCTCCGAGGCCGAAGATGGGTTGTTGGGTGTGAACATTGACCCGAATTTTTCCAAAAATCATTGGGTCTATTTTTACTACTCGCCCGCTGGAGGCACGCCTGAGAACATATTGGCCCGCTTTGAAATGAAAGGCAATGTCTTGGATCTGAATTCCAAAAAAGTGATCCTGAAAGTCCCTGTGCAGCGTGATAATTGCTGTCATACAGGCGGTTCCATCGATTGGGATGCGCAGGGGAACCTGTATTTGTCGACGGGAGATAATACCAGTCCACGCGCTTCCGACGGCTATGCGCCCATAGACGAACGCCCGGGAAGAAGCCCGTTCGATGCTCAAAAGTCTTCGTCGAACACAGCCGATCTGAGAGGGAAAATTATTCGCATTCATCCCGAAGCTGATGGCAGCTATACCATTCCTGACGGTAATCTTTTTCCAAAAGGCACTTCTGCTGATTCCAAAACACGCCCTGAAATTTACACGATGGGCCACCGGAATCCATACCGCATTTCGGTCGATTCTAAAAATGGAAACCTTTACTGGGGTGACGTAGGGCCTGATGCTGGTAAAGATTCCATTGGTCTTGGACCAGCCGCGGAAGACGAGTTCGGGCAGGCGCGGAAAGCTGGTAATTACGGCTGGCCGTACTTTGTGGGCGATAATAAAGCCTTTTGGGATTATGATTTTGAGACTAAAAAGTCGGGAGAGAAATTCAATGCAGACAAGCCTGTCAACAATTCCCCTAACAACACCGGCCTCACTGAGTTGCCGCCAGCCCAAAAAGCATTCATATGGTACCCTGCAGCCGAAACAAAACGGTTTCCATTGCTGGGTTCGGGCGGGAGGAGCGCGATGGCAGGGCCGGTATTTTATAGCGATAATTTCAAAAGTGCAAAGCGTCCTTTTCCGGATTATTACGACAAAAAGTTGCTGATCTACGAGTGGATGCGCGACTGGATTATGGCAGTAACACTCAGTCCGAAAGGGGATTATGTAAAAATGGAGCGTTTTCTGCCGAACCTGAAACTGGAACATCCGATCGACATGGCTTTCGGGCCGAACGGGGACCTTTACATTCTGGAATACGGCCAGGGCTGGTTTATGGGAAACCCGGAATCCAAGCTGGTCAGGATCGAGTACAATGGTGGCAACCGGAAACCATTTGTGGCTGCGTCGGCCGATAAACATGCCGGCGCCATTCCGTTTACTGTGCAGCTATCCTCTGCTGGAACCAAAGATTTTGACAACGATTCATTACATTATCAATGGAAAATCACTTCCCCGGCCGGTACTGCGCCAGTGATTTTGACGGAAGCAAATCCTTCCTATACATTCAAGAAAAAGGGTATTTACAAAATATTGCTGACGGTTAGTGACGCGAAAGGATTGAAAGACTCGCAATCTTTGACGGTACAGGCAGGTAATGATCCGCCCCAGGTATCGCTGGAACTGACCGGAGGCAACAAGACATTCTTTTTCCCCGGCAAGCCCATTCAGTACAAAGTAAATGTAACCGATCACGAAGACGGAAGCCTTGAAAACAAACGCATTGCGGCTTCCAAAGTGAAGATCGTGGCGGCTTATCAGGATGCAGAAGACAAACCCAAAACTGACTTGGGACATCAGGAAGCGCCTGTTACATTCACGGCGGGAAAAACGCTGATCGAGAAAAGCGACTGCAAAGCCTGTCATTTTCAAGACAAAAAATCCATCGGCCCTGCATTCATTGATGTTGCGGCAAAATATAAAACGGATAATGGTGCGGTAGCTACGTTGTCAGACAAGATTATCAAAGGCGGGGCGGGTGTTTGGGGCGAAACCGCAATGGCCGCGCATCCTTCGATAGGATTGCCAGAAGCCGGGCAGATGGTGAAGTACATACTGAGCCTGGCCAATGAAAAAACGGCTGCGGAACTGCTGCCACCGTCCGGCGAGGTCGTGGCGAAGATACCGGAAGGTGGCGACCCGAATAAAGGTGTTTTCAAGTTTTTGGCAAGCTACAAAGACAATGGTGCCAATGGTATGTCAGCGCAAACGTCCGAGAAGACCTTGATCCTGAAAAGTCCGACATTATTGTTTGGCAATGCTGACGATGCCTCTAAGAACATCATGCGCTTCAAAATGGGCGAGAATAACCTGCTGATCGTGACGACCCCAAACACTTCGGCTACCTTCAAAAACATTGACCTGACCGGCATTACCGAACTTAGCCTGGTAGTTGCTGCGCCCAAAGACCAGCTCAATGCACAGGGTGGGGTAGTAGAAGTTCATAAAGGAGCGGCTGACGGCGAGCTTCTGGGCAAAACGGCTTTCATAGAACCCAGCAGTGATCCCAATGCATTCACGTCCAACAAACCGCCAACACCTTACAATGTTCCTATTTCAGGCCAAAGTGGTATGCAGGACCTGTATTTTGTATTTAAAAATGACAATGCAAAAGGAGCATTATTCGTACCGTTCTCGGTCACTTTCGTAACAAAATGATTCATCCAGTTTTAAAATAAACATCTCATGAATACGAACCGTCGTCAATTTATCAATCAGCTCGGGTTGGCAACTGCGGGGCTTAGTCTGGCCTCCATGGACTCGTTGATGGCCCGCAACACCGCCGCCAAGTTCACATTTGACATTTCACTGGCTGAATTTTCCTTTGCTTCCGAGCTGTACGGCGGGAAAATGACCAATATGGATTTCCCTGCAAGGGCTAAAAATGACTATGACATTAGCATTCTGGAATATGTATCTGGTTTTTTTAATAATAAGCATACCGACCAGACTTACCTGAGCGAATTGAAAAAACGGTGCGACGATCTGGGCATGAAAAACCACCTGATCATGGTGGATGGTGAAAACCTGACGGCCCTTGCTGCTGCTGCCCGGCAAAAAGCAGTGGAAAGCCACTATCCGTGGGTGGATGCTGCCAAATTTCTGGGCTGTACTGCTATCCGCGTGAACCTGGGCGATGCGATGGCGATGTTGTCGGGAAAAAAAGAGGAAGGCACTCCCGAGCAGCTGGCGACGGCGGCTGTGGACGGCTACGGAAAGCTACTGGAATATGCAGGGAAAGCTGGGATGAATGTGATTGTGGAGAACCATTTTGGCGTTTCCACCGACCCTGACTGGCTGGTAGGCGTGATGAAGCAGCTTCCGGCCAAAAATAAAGGCCTGCTTCCCGATTTTGGCAATTTCTGTGCAGAAAGAAGCAAGCCTGCGACAATGGATCTCAAAGGAATTATGGCGACGACGTGCGTTAAAGAGCATGACCGGTACGAGGGTGTGAAGAAAATGATGCCTTATGCCCGGGGGATCAGCGCGAAAACCCACCGGTTTGACGACAAAGGCAATGATCCGGAAACAGATTTTATCAAGATCTTCAATATTATCAAAGCATCGGGCTGGACTGGCGGCATTGTGGGCATTGAATACGAGGGAGGGCTTATGCGCGATATGGGCGGCGATATGACCAAACCAACCAATGATGAAGGTATCCGGCAGACCAAGGCATTGCTGGAAAAAGTGCTGGAAGAGTTAGGTTAAGAGTGTACAATGAACCCGGTACCCGGGTTCATTGTACACTCTTATGTGGTCAGTATCAGTCTCCGGGCAATGTTCGCTACCGCACGAAAAGTGTCCGATTTCGAACGAAAAAAAGTTAATTTTTTTTGTAACCTATTGTCAGTTTGGTAGTTATCACAAGGCATAATAGTTGCTGTCAACTTCTAACCCTTAAAACTGATTCCCATGCTGAAAAACTATCTGGTACTGGCATTCCGCAACCTTGTTAAAGACAAATTTTACAGCCTGATCAACATTCTTGGTCTCACAATTGGTGTCACATGTGGCATGCTGCTGTTTCTGTATGTGTCCGACGAGTTGAGTTATGACCGTTATCATGAAAAAGCTTCGCGGATTTACAGGATCGTTTCGTACATCACGGAGCCGGACAAGATCAACAAATGGACCAGCACACAGCCTCCGCTGGTTAAGACATTGAAACAGGATTACCCATTTGTAGAGAGTTACACGCGTTTTTTTGGCAGGGGCCGCACGATGTTCCGCCTTGGTGAGCGCCGCTTTTACGAAGAGGACGTGTATTCGACAGACTCGACAGTCTTCGACGTTTTTACTTATAAATTTCTCGAAGGTGATCCGAAACTCGCATTAGCGTCACCCAGAAGCGTAGTACTGACTGAAAAAGTAGCAAAAAGGTTTTTTGGTGACCATGATGCGCTCGGCCAGATTCTGCGTACCGACGATACCACTGCGTATAAGGTTACGGGTGTGATCCAGGATGTTCCGAAAAACTCACACTTTACATTTAATGCATTGATGTCCCTTGACGGAAATCAGCGGAATGCTGATGGCTGGGGTGGTTTTTATATCAACAGTTATTTGCTGCTTTCGAAAAATGCCGATGTAAAGAAACTGGAAGCAGGTTTTCCCGGACTTTATGACAAATATATGTCCAGCATTTTTAAGCGCATGGGCATTCACATTACCTATCAGCTGCAGCCGCTGACGAGCATTCACCTTTATTCCAAATTTGACGGTGAAACCAATGGCGATATCGGTTACGTCTACACATTCAGTGCGATCGCGTTTTTCATGCTGCTCATCGCCAGCATTAACTACATGAACCTGGCCACCGCACAGTCGGCCAGACGTGCGAAAGAGGTAGGCTTGAGAAAGGTAATGGGTTCATTAAAAGGGGCATTGGTGGCTCAATTTCTGACCGAATCGGTTCTGCTTACACTGATCTCGCTGCTTTCCAGTTTGATCCTGGTCGCCGCCCTGCTGCCATTTTTTAATCAGGTTTCGGGGAAAGAGATTGGTTACCTGGCATTGTTGACTCCGAAATTTATGCTAATCGGTGTAGCTATTGTGGCCTTTACTGGTCTCGTAAGTGGCAGTTACCCGGCATTTTATTTGTCGGCCTTCGAGCCCGCGGCAGTACTGAAAGGATCGTTTAAAGCACGTGGCGGAAGTTTTTTCAGAAAGGCACTGGTAGTGACCCAGTTCTCTATTTCAATGGTGATGCTGATCTGCACCTGGATCGTTTACCAGCAGCTCAATTATATGCGCAATAAGGACATGGGCTACGATCGCGACCAGGTTCTGACGATTGATTATCAGGATAGACAATCGCAAGCCAGCTATAATGCGCTACGGAAATCTCTGATGGATAATCCCAATATCCAGAGCGTTGCGTCCGCTTCGTCACCTGTCAGCAACATCGGCGGACGTGTTATTTTTACGGTCGAATCCAGCACCGGGATGAAAGAAATGGCATTCAAGCCTACGCAGATCGATCATGACTATGTCAAAACAATGGGCATGAAAATAGTCCAGGGCCGCGATTTTTCTGAGGAATTCCCCGCAGATACTACAAACGGTGTGCTGATTAATGAGGCCGTGGTGAAGCGAATGAACTGGAAAAACCCGATCGGTAAAAAAATCATGCTGGGTACTGTTCCCGCCGACGGCAAAAATCCGCCTCCGACAGCAGAGGTGGTGGGTGTGGTGCGGGATTTTCACCAGCAATCGCTCTATAACCCGATCGAGCCGCTAATTATGATCTATCGCCGTGCGAATGGCGTGATGCATGTGAAGATCAAAACCCAAAATACAAAGGAGACGCTGGCCTATATTGGACAGAAATGGCAGGAAATTTACCCGAGCCGTTTGTTCGAGTACCGGTTTCTGGACCAGGATTTTCAATCCGCTTACCGTGCCGACGAGCTCCGCGGGCAGATTTTCACCGCTTTCTCAGCACTGACGATTCTGATCGCCTGTTTGGGATTGTTTGGTCTGGCAACATTTACTACCGAACAGCGGGTCAAAGAAATCGGCGTGAGAAAGGTTTTGGGTGGCTCGGTAACGAGCGTGGTACTGCTGCTTTCGAAGGATTTTACGAAGCTGGTTTTGTTTTCGTTCCCCATTGCCATCCCGATCGCGTACTTTTCGATGGACAAGTGGCTGCAAAGTTTTACTTACAAAACGGATATGAATGCCTGGGTGTTCCTGGCAGCTTGCGCGCTCACTTTACTGATATGCTGGCTAACCGTTATTTATCAGTCACTTAAAGCGGCGCTGGCCAATCCTGTCACCTCATTAAGATCGGAGTAAATAAGAGACAACTAAATTAGTGAACGCCATCGAAAGCCCGCAGCGGGGCTTTCGATGGCGTTCAGGTATGCAGCTACGTCAAGATAACCTGCTACCAACCCATTTTCACCCGATTTATCCCCCATTGTTATATTCATGTTAATATCTGTATATTATTGATTAAAACGTGAAATGTTTCTTGTCTATCGTTGCACTACTTTTGATAAACCAAATGGAAATTTTATCTTAATAGAAAACCATATATGAACAAGGAACTATGGCAGGGCATTTTCCCCGCGCTTTTGACACCGTTTACAGCTGAGGATACCATTGATTTCGACCTGTTTGTCAAAAACCTGAATGCGCAGGTGAAAGCCGGCATTAGCGGTGTGATCGTGGCCGGATCGTTGGGCGAAGCCAGTACGTTGTCCAAAACTGAGAAGTATGAATTGGTGAAATCGGCGAAAAAGGCGCTACCGGCGGGAATGCCTGTGGTACTATGTATCGCTGAGCAATCTACTGCCGAAGCAGTGAGCATTGCAAAAGAAGCGGAGTCGATCGGTGCGGACGGGCTGATGGTGCTGCCTCCAATGCGGTACAAGGCTGATGACGATGAAACAGTGGCTTATTTCACTACCATCGCGAACAGTACTGCGCTGCCATTGATGATCTACAACAATCCGGTAGATTATAAAATTGAAGTAACGCTTGCCATGTTTGAAGAGCTGGCCAAAGTTCCTAACATTCATGCGATCAAAGAATCGACGCGCGATGTGAGCAATGTGACCCGGATCTTCAACAAGTTTGGTGATCGTTTCAAAGTATTCTGCGGTGTGGATACATTGATCATGGAAGAAGTAATGCTGGGTGCTGACGGCGTTGTGGGGGGCCTGGTGGACGCTTTTCCGAAAGAAACCGTTGCGATTTTCAATCTTGTCAAAGCGGGTTATTATAAGGAAGCTTTGGCCATTTATCGCTGGTACCTGCCTTTGCTGGAACTGGACATTCATCCAAAATTGGTTCAGAATATTAAACTGGCTGCTGCTCAGATGGGCATAGGCTCGGAATATGTGCGTGCGCCGCGCCTGGTGCTGAAAGGGGCAGAAAGAGAAAGTGTACTGAGCATCATCAATAAAGCGATCGAAACACAGCCGGTGTTGCCGGAATATCTGGACCTTGCCGCAGACGAAACAGTAGCTTAATGTCCTGACGTTGATAGTCATTGAATACAAAAATGAATTCTAATAAAGGTAAGGCCATCATCATTGGCGGGGGAATTATGGGATTGGCGTCGGCTTACTACCTGCTCAAAAGCGGGTGGAAAGTGACGCTGATCGATAAAAGTGACCTGTCGCACAACTGCTCGCATGGTAATGCTGGAATGATCGTTCCGAGCCATTTCATTCCATTGGCGGCTCCGGGAATGGTTTCGAAAGGCATTAAATGGATGTTCAACAGTCGCAGCCCATTTTATGTAAAACCTTCGCTGGATTTTTCATTGATTTCATGGGGCCTCAAATTTATGAAAAGCGCCACGCAAGCCAATGTCGAACGCGCTGCGCCTTACCTGAGAGACTACCATTTGTTGAGCAAGCAGCTTTATGAAGATCTGGCCAAGGAAGAAAGTTTTGACTTTGGCTTGGAGAAAAAAGGCATCCTGATGCTTTACAAAACGGAGAAAGCCGGCGAGGAGGAAATCCATGTAGGAAAAGACGCTCAGAAACTCGGTCTGGATGTCGAAATGCTCACGAAAGAGCAGGTACAGGCGCTGGAACCGGGCGTGAAACTGGATGTAAAAGGAGCAGTACATTACCATTGCGATGCGCATTTGTATCCGTATGCATTGGTTTCGCAGCTTTTGAAATATATTAAAAAACAGGGCGCGGAAGTGATAACAGGCTCGGAAGTAACAGGTTACAACATTCAGGCCGGTGAGATCAAATCGGTGGAAACGAGTAATGGTACGATTTCCGGCGATCTGGTGATCATGACGGGAGGCTCGTGGCTGCCACAGCTTTCCAAACTGGCGGGACTTTCCATTCCGGTGATGCCTGGCAAAGGTTACTCGTTTATGGAGCCAAATTCAGCACACCCGATCGTGCACCCTGCCTTGCTGATCGAAGCACGGGTAGCGGTGACGCCTATGAACGGGCAGGTACGCTTCGGCGGAACGATGGAACTGGCCGCATTGAACAATAAGATCAATATGAACAGGGTGGAGGGGATCGTGAATTCCATTCCGCAGTACTACCCCGAATTGCAGGTGGAAGTACCACAGACCGACAAAATATGGTACGGGTTCAGGCCTTGTTCGCCGGACGGGCTGCCATATCTTGGTTATAGCAAAAAACTTAAAAACCTGATTGTCGCCGGTGGGCACGGCATGATGGGGATCAGTCTCGGGCCTGCTACCGGAAAGATGGTAGCCGAGCTTGCCGACAGAACAACACTGTCTGCCGACATTAGACTTTACGATCCTGAACGATATAACTAACCCGGCATGCGCCGGGTTTTTTCAAATTCTGACCCTATTATGAGACTTTTTTCCATCTTTCTCCTAACCTTCCTCGCAAATGCCACTGCATTTGCTCAGTCCTCCAAAGACAAATTCAACCTATACGAACAAACCAGTGAGACGGCGGGATTGGTGATCCGGTATGCGCAGGATATTCGGGCTGTGCGTGGGTTTTACTCGCCTATGGCTAGCGGCGGTCGTGGCTTTGCATCTCCGGCTAATGTGCTGAATTCACCGGAACAGCGCAAAAGATTGAATGACATTGACCAAAACTATCTGAAAAAGCTGGCGGGAATGGATTTCAATGCGATGAGTATTTATGGCAAGGTGGATTATATTTTGCTCAAAAGAAACATCGACGATCATGTTCTTACATTGTCGCAGGAGGAAAAAGAATACGCGCAAATTGAAAAATACATTCCATTTGCAGGCAAGATTTATGACCTGGAAAAAAGCCGCCGCCGTGGGGCTACGCTCGACGGGCAGAAAGTGGCGGGTGATCTGAATGATGTTTTGAAGGAAGTGAAAGCTTCCGCGGAGGCATTCAAAAAACTGGAATCCATTGATATGCCGCTTGCCACGCTTGGAGAAGAAGCGGTGAACGGAATTGAAGCGCGACTGAAAGGTACATACGAGTTTTACAATGGTTATGATCCATTGTTTACCTGGTGGGTTCCCAAACCTTACAAAACGCTGGATAGCACATTGCTGGCCTATGCCAAGATCATTAAAGGAAAAGGCAAGCTGAATACCACACAAAAAGATGATGTTAGCGGCATCAAGGGCGTTCCGATTGGCCGGGACGAGCTGATCAGGCAGCTGGGCACCGAAATGATCAGCTACACGCCCGACGAACTGATCGAGCTCGCGAATAAGGAGTTTGCCTGGTGTGACAGGGAATTGTTGAAAGCCTCGGCTGAAATGGGTTTTGGAAAAGAATGGAAGAAAGCCCAGGAAAAGGTTAAAAACAGCTATGTAAAGGCCGGTTCGCAGCCGGAGCTGATCATGAAGCTGTACAATGATGCCAAAGAATTTATCCTAAAAAATAACCTGCTCGATTACCCCGAGATCGCCGACGAAACCTGGGGAATGCAAATGATGAGCCCGGAGCGACAGCTGGTGAACCCGTTTTTTCTAGGCGGCCGCGATATTATCATTTCCTACCCGACCAACACGATGGCGCATGAGGACAAATTGATGAGTATGCGGGGTAATAATCCCTATTTTTCAAGATCGACCGTGCATCACGAACTGGTACCGGGGCACCATTTGCAGTATTATATGAGCAGCCGCTACAAATCGTACCGGAATGATTTCAGGACACCTTTCTGGACTGAGGGCTGGGCACTGTACTGGGAATTGTTGCTTTACGACAAAGGTTTTGCCAAAACGCCGGAGGAAAGAATTGGGATGCTTTTCTGGCGCATGCACCGCTGTGCGCGGATCATTTTCTCGCTGAATTATCATTTGGGTAAATGGACGCCACAGGAATGCATCGACTTCCTCGTCGACAGGGTTGGGCACGAAAGAGCGAATGCGGAAGGTGAGGTAAGGAGGTCATTTGAAGGTAATTACAGCCCATTGTACCAGGTTGCGTACCTAATCGGAGGCCTGCAATTGTTTAGTTTGAAAAAGGAATTGGTTGACTCCGGCAAAATGTCTTTTAAGCAGTTCCACGACACAGTGATGAAGGAAAATAACATGCCGATTGAAATGGTGAGGGCGACATTGACCAACCAATCCCTGAAACCTGACTTTAAAACGAAATGGAAGTTTTACGATTTTAAATAAAAGCCGATGGCAACCCTTACTCAACGTTACTTAACATTCATTTTTCTGCTAGTTACTTCGCTCAACGGTTTTGCCAGGGCGAGCGATCCGGTCAAATTTACCGTGTCAATGGATGATCCGGCAAACCACACTTTTCATGTAAGTTTGACTTACAAGCCTGAGCCATCGGATAGTATTTTGTTGAAGTTACCGGATTGGACGCCAGGTTATTATCAGTTAATGGATTATGCCGCCGGTATTCAGAGTTTTTCTCCAAAAGATGAAAAAGGAAATGCGCTGAAATGGGTAAGGTCGGGTAAAACGGGCTGGAATGTTGGTATCAAAAACGCCAAAGAGATCCGGGTAGAATACG
The genomic region above belongs to Dyadobacter pollutisoli and contains:
- a CDS encoding DUF885 family protein encodes the protein MRLFSIFLLTFLANATAFAQSSKDKFNLYEQTSETAGLVIRYAQDIRAVRGFYSPMASGGRGFASPANVLNSPEQRKRLNDIDQNYLKKLAGMDFNAMSIYGKVDYILLKRNIDDHVLTLSQEEKEYAQIEKYIPFAGKIYDLEKSRRRGATLDGQKVAGDLNDVLKEVKASAEAFKKLESIDMPLATLGEEAVNGIEARLKGTYEFYNGYDPLFTWWVPKPYKTLDSTLLAYAKIIKGKGKLNTTQKDDVSGIKGVPIGRDELIRQLGTEMISYTPDELIELANKEFAWCDRELLKASAEMGFGKEWKKAQEKVKNSYVKAGSQPELIMKLYNDAKEFILKNNLLDYPEIADETWGMQMMSPERQLVNPFFLGGRDIIISYPTNTMAHEDKLMSMRGNNPYFSRSTVHHELVPGHHLQYYMSSRYKSYRNDFRTPFWTEGWALYWELLLYDKGFAKTPEERIGMLFWRMHRCARIIFSLNYHLGKWTPQECIDFLVDRVGHERANAEGEVRRSFEGNYSPLYQVAYLIGGLQLFSLKKELVDSGKMSFKQFHDTVMKENNMPIEMVRATLTNQSLKPDFKTKWKFYDFK
- a CDS encoding dihydrodipicolinate synthase family protein, translated to MNKELWQGIFPALLTPFTAEDTIDFDLFVKNLNAQVKAGISGVIVAGSLGEASTLSKTEKYELVKSAKKALPAGMPVVLCIAEQSTAEAVSIAKEAESIGADGLMVLPPMRYKADDDETVAYFTTIANSTALPLMIYNNPVDYKIEVTLAMFEELAKVPNIHAIKESTRDVSNVTRIFNKFGDRFKVFCGVDTLIMEEVMLGADGVVGGLVDAFPKETVAIFNLVKAGYYKEALAIYRWYLPLLELDIHPKLVQNIKLAAAQMGIGSEYVRAPRLVLKGAERESVLSIINKAIETQPVLPEYLDLAADETVA
- a CDS encoding ABC transporter permease; the protein is MLKNYLVLAFRNLVKDKFYSLINILGLTIGVTCGMLLFLYVSDELSYDRYHEKASRIYRIVSYITEPDKINKWTSTQPPLVKTLKQDYPFVESYTRFFGRGRTMFRLGERRFYEEDVYSTDSTVFDVFTYKFLEGDPKLALASPRSVVLTEKVAKRFFGDHDALGQILRTDDTTAYKVTGVIQDVPKNSHFTFNALMSLDGNQRNADGWGGFYINSYLLLSKNADVKKLEAGFPGLYDKYMSSIFKRMGIHITYQLQPLTSIHLYSKFDGETNGDIGYVYTFSAIAFFMLLIASINYMNLATAQSARRAKEVGLRKVMGSLKGALVAQFLTESVLLTLISLLSSLILVAALLPFFNQVSGKEIGYLALLTPKFMLIGVAIVAFTGLVSGSYPAFYLSAFEPAAVLKGSFKARGGSFFRKALVVTQFSISMVMLICTWIVYQQLNYMRNKDMGYDRDQVLTIDYQDRQSQASYNALRKSLMDNPNIQSVASASSPVSNIGGRVIFTVESSTGMKEMAFKPTQIDHDYVKTMGMKIVQGRDFSEEFPADTTNGVLINEAVVKRMNWKNPIGKKIMLGTVPADGKNPPPTAEVVGVVRDFHQQSLYNPIEPLIMIYRRANGVMHVKIKTQNTKETLAYIGQKWQEIYPSRLFEYRFLDQDFQSAYRADELRGQIFTAFSALTILIACLGLFGLATFTTEQRVKEIGVRKVLGGSVTSVVLLLSKDFTKLVLFSFPIAIPIAYFSMDKWLQSFTYKTDMNAWVFLAACALTLLICWLTVIYQSLKAALANPVTSLRSE
- a CDS encoding NAD(P)/FAD-dependent oxidoreductase yields the protein MNSNKGKAIIIGGGIMGLASAYYLLKSGWKVTLIDKSDLSHNCSHGNAGMIVPSHFIPLAAPGMVSKGIKWMFNSRSPFYVKPSLDFSLISWGLKFMKSATQANVERAAPYLRDYHLLSKQLYEDLAKEESFDFGLEKKGILMLYKTEKAGEEEIHVGKDAQKLGLDVEMLTKEQVQALEPGVKLDVKGAVHYHCDAHLYPYALVSQLLKYIKKQGAEVITGSEVTGYNIQAGEIKSVETSNGTISGDLVIMTGGSWLPQLSKLAGLSIPVMPGKGYSFMEPNSAHPIVHPALLIEARVAVTPMNGQVRFGGTMELAALNNKINMNRVEGIVNSIPQYYPELQVEVPQTDKIWYGFRPCSPDGLPYLGYSKKLKNLIVAGGHGMMGISLGPATGKMVAELADRTTLSADIRLYDPERYN